From one Pseudactinotalea sp. HY158 genomic stretch:
- a CDS encoding ThuA domain-containing protein yields MRRTQGGSWPSRVAGMMLAGALIAPLGMSSAFAQTEPPPPEDEAFDALVFSKTSAFRHGSIETGIAAIEALGAENGFSVDTTEDAGAFTAANLAQYDVVVWLSTTGDVLDADQQAAFEDYIRSGGGYAGVHAASDTEYDWSWYGDLVGAYFSGHPANQDATVVVEDPAHPSTAHLPAEWDRYDEWYSFRDNPRGDVHVLASLDEDSYDPGGNAMGDDHPIAWCQDFDGGRSWYTAGGHTNESYGEPGFREHLLKGLQTAAGVVPADCSASLDASFEKVPLDLNTQNPMDVSPTPDGRAVYLERDGRVQIVQADGGTVTAGTLAVTQVQEFGLLGIELDPDFAENGWIYLYYSPQGSETDRVARFTLEGNTLDLNSEKVLLEVPVQRDECCHAGGALEFDGEGNLYIALGDNTNPFASDGYTPIDERDGRAAWDAQRTSGNTNDLRGKVLRITPQDDGTYTIPDGNLFEPGTELTRPEIYAMGFRNPFKIGIDPRTDTLLVADYGPDAGSNNPNRGPAATVEWNALTQPGNYGWPLCVGPNTPYNDYDFATGTSGATFDCENGPTNDSPHNTGLTTLPPAVPATIWYRNNGSESNAPEIGNGGAPMAGGVYVYDETSDSERKWPAYWDGKAMFGEWNTNKLFSFQLSDDSSEVLDINEIFTSMSFARPHALEWGADGALYVIEWGGGFGGNNADSGLYRIDYVSGNRSPIARIASDVTSGPIPLEVTFSADGSRDPDGGEVTYAWDFGDGSTSTEANPTHTYTGAGNYTATLTVTDPDEKSTSATLPITAGNTAPVIDVEFPANGGFFNFGDVVRYKVSVTDPEDGEIDCDNVIVQPALGHDEHAHPADQFRGCEGAIPVEGDQGHIGANIFGVLTVTYTDQGADGVDPLTTQEIVILQPKRKEAEFFSDTGRLPGSTSTGDPGVQTEDTSDVGGGLNIGYAEVDDWFSFDPTNLTGIDAIRVRGASDPGGTIDIRTGAPDGQSLGTVTIPDGDWQGWGDYDLDLPADVTTETGPLYFVITAGQANVNWVEFLGTGVTDNSSPVVEVETSATTGTAPLTVDFTATGSDPDGDTPLTYSWDFGDGSATVDTAAATHTYTRPGEYAATVTVTDTRGATTSRGVAITARPATLMCFAGRSDDFTGDALDTGRWDGVVRGNQELRIEDGSLIIPTSSTDIYGTGNSGTPNLVLQDLPEGPFTATTKVTMPGTQAYQQAGLLIYGDDDNYAKMVFQARDTASPNADSRIFQYIVEENGDPREVDDSNTADLGADYPTTVWVRFISDGESLNAAYSADGVTFTEMPETKSIAGIDNPRIGLVSLQGGDRPQAPVEAAFDYFTFTPDDTVPPVGPDDEFDGTALDGCRWDVVRPDYDHLRVIDGRLELDALTGDIYGTDNSGTGNFVLQDAPEGDWTVETLVDADSFSRQYEQAGLIAYVDDDNYVKLDVLATSAEGSAVTRNLELRSEIGGVVQDPQPSQSGVDQGVWHLRLQKEGTTLTGSYSADGEAWTQFESVTNADVANIGRVGLFTLAAGSTAQPTATFDYFRVVDGDPEPPAEVLTETAVTTRCVAGRQVLVASVTNVAGAPLDVSVETAFGTRSVAGLADGATKSLAFTTRSVAIDAGELTVDATGGDGLDGQEVLAYEATSCS; encoded by the coding sequence GTGAGACGAACACAGGGCGGCAGCTGGCCGTCCCGCGTGGCGGGCATGATGCTCGCAGGAGCGCTCATAGCGCCGCTCGGAATGAGCAGCGCCTTCGCGCAGACAGAACCGCCGCCGCCGGAGGACGAGGCGTTCGACGCCCTCGTCTTCAGTAAGACCAGCGCGTTCCGGCACGGCTCGATCGAGACCGGAATCGCGGCCATCGAGGCCCTCGGGGCGGAGAACGGCTTCTCGGTCGACACGACCGAGGACGCCGGAGCCTTCACCGCGGCGAACCTGGCCCAGTACGACGTCGTCGTCTGGCTGTCGACGACCGGTGACGTGCTCGATGCGGACCAGCAGGCCGCGTTCGAGGACTACATCCGCTCCGGTGGCGGATACGCCGGCGTCCACGCCGCGAGCGACACCGAGTACGACTGGTCGTGGTACGGCGACCTCGTGGGCGCCTACTTCTCCGGTCACCCCGCGAACCAGGACGCGACCGTCGTCGTCGAGGACCCGGCGCACCCCTCGACCGCGCACCTGCCGGCCGAGTGGGACAGGTACGACGAGTGGTACTCCTTCCGCGACAACCCGCGCGGCGACGTCCACGTGCTCGCCTCCCTCGACGAGGACAGCTACGACCCGGGCGGCAACGCCATGGGCGACGACCACCCGATCGCCTGGTGCCAGGACTTCGACGGCGGCCGATCCTGGTACACCGCGGGCGGTCACACGAACGAGTCCTACGGTGAGCCCGGGTTCCGGGAGCACCTCCTCAAGGGCCTGCAGACCGCGGCCGGAGTCGTTCCCGCCGACTGCAGCGCCTCGCTCGATGCGAGCTTCGAGAAGGTTCCGCTCGACCTCAACACCCAGAACCCGATGGACGTCTCACCGACGCCGGACGGGCGGGCCGTCTACCTCGAACGCGACGGCCGCGTCCAGATCGTGCAGGCCGACGGCGGCACGGTCACGGCCGGGACCCTCGCGGTCACCCAGGTCCAGGAGTTCGGACTGCTCGGCATCGAGCTCGACCCGGACTTCGCCGAGAACGGGTGGATCTACCTCTACTACTCGCCGCAGGGCTCCGAGACCGACCGCGTCGCCCGGTTCACCCTCGAGGGCAACACGCTCGACCTGAACAGCGAGAAGGTGCTGCTCGAGGTGCCGGTGCAGCGGGACGAATGCTGCCACGCCGGGGGAGCGCTCGAGTTCGACGGCGAGGGCAACCTGTACATCGCCCTCGGCGACAACACGAACCCCTTCGCCTCCGACGGCTACACCCCGATCGACGAGCGGGACGGCCGCGCCGCCTGGGACGCGCAGCGGACCTCCGGGAACACGAACGACCTGCGCGGCAAGGTCCTGCGGATCACCCCGCAGGACGACGGCACCTACACCATCCCCGACGGCAACCTCTTCGAACCGGGCACCGAGCTGACCCGGCCCGAGATCTACGCGATGGGCTTTCGCAACCCGTTCAAGATCGGCATCGACCCGCGCACGGACACGCTGCTCGTGGCGGACTACGGCCCCGACGCGGGGTCGAACAACCCGAACCGCGGGCCCGCCGCCACCGTGGAGTGGAACGCGCTGACCCAGCCGGGCAACTACGGCTGGCCGCTGTGCGTGGGCCCGAACACGCCCTACAACGACTACGACTTCGCGACCGGCACGAGCGGGGCGACGTTCGACTGCGAGAACGGACCGACGAACGACTCGCCCCACAACACCGGCCTGACCACCCTGCCCCCGGCGGTCCCGGCCACCATCTGGTACCGGAACAACGGATCCGAGAGCAACGCCCCGGAGATCGGCAACGGCGGGGCACCGATGGCCGGCGGGGTCTACGTCTACGACGAGACCTCCGACTCCGAGCGGAAGTGGCCGGCCTACTGGGACGGCAAGGCGATGTTCGGCGAATGGAACACGAACAAGCTGTTCTCGTTCCAGCTCTCCGACGACTCGAGCGAGGTCCTCGACATCAACGAGATCTTCACCTCCATGTCGTTCGCCCGCCCGCATGCGCTCGAATGGGGTGCCGACGGCGCCCTGTACGTGATCGAGTGGGGTGGCGGCTTCGGCGGGAACAACGCCGACTCCGGCCTCTACCGGATCGACTACGTCTCCGGCAACCGATCGCCCATCGCGCGCATCGCCTCCGACGTCACCTCCGGCCCCATCCCGCTCGAGGTGACGTTCAGCGCCGACGGATCCCGGGACCCGGACGGCGGCGAGGTGACCTACGCCTGGGACTTCGGCGACGGGTCGACCTCGACCGAGGCGAACCCCACGCACACCTACACCGGCGCCGGCAACTACACGGCGACCCTGACCGTGACCGACCCGGACGAGAAGTCGACCTCGGCCACCCTGCCGATCACGGCCGGGAACACCGCCCCGGTGATCGACGTCGAGTTCCCGGCGAACGGCGGGTTCTTCAACTTCGGTGACGTGGTCAGGTACAAGGTCTCGGTCACCGACCCCGAGGACGGCGAGATCGACTGCGACAACGTCATCGTCCAGCCCGCCCTCGGCCACGACGAGCACGCCCACCCGGCCGATCAGTTCCGCGGCTGCGAGGGTGCCATCCCCGTCGAGGGCGACCAGGGCCACATCGGCGCCAACATCTTCGGCGTCCTCACCGTGACCTACACGGACCAGGGCGCTGACGGGGTGGACCCGCTCACGACTCAGGAGATCGTGATCCTCCAGCCCAAGCGCAAGGAGGCGGAGTTCTTCTCCGACACCGGACGGCTGCCGGGCTCGACGAGCACGGGAGACCCGGGGGTCCAGACCGAGGACACGAGCGACGTCGGCGGCGGCCTGAACATCGGCTACGCCGAGGTCGACGACTGGTTCTCCTTCGACCCGACCAACCTGACCGGCATCGACGCCATCCGCGTGCGCGGCGCGTCCGATCCGGGCGGCACCATCGACATCCGCACCGGTGCGCCGGACGGGCAGTCGCTGGGCACCGTGACGATCCCGGACGGCGACTGGCAGGGGTGGGGCGACTACGACCTCGACCTCCCCGCGGACGTCACCACGGAGACCGGGCCGCTGTACTTCGTGATCACGGCCGGTCAGGCCAACGTCAACTGGGTCGAGTTCCTCGGCACAGGCGTCACGGACAACTCGAGCCCGGTCGTCGAGGTCGAGACCTCCGCGACGACCGGCACCGCCCCGCTCACGGTGGACTTCACCGCGACCGGCAGCGATCCGGACGGCGACACCCCGCTCACCTACTCGTGGGACTTCGGTGACGGATCGGCGACGGTGGACACCGCCGCGGCGACCCACACCTACACGAGGCCGGGAGAGTACGCGGCCACGGTGACCGTCACCGACACCCGCGGTGCCACGACCTCGAGGGGTGTGGCCATCACGGCGAGGCCGGCGACCCTCATGTGCTTCGCCGGCCGGTCGGACGACTTCACCGGCGACGCGCTCGACACCGGCCGCTGGGACGGCGTCGTCCGAGGAAACCAGGAGCTGCGGATCGAGGACGGATCGCTCATCATCCCGACGAGTTCGACCGACATCTACGGCACCGGCAACTCGGGCACCCCGAACCTCGTGCTGCAGGATCTGCCGGAGGGCCCGTTCACGGCGACCACCAAGGTGACGATGCCCGGCACGCAGGCCTACCAGCAGGCCGGCCTCCTCATCTACGGCGACGACGACAACTACGCCAAGATGGTCTTCCAGGCGCGGGACACGGCGTCGCCGAACGCGGACTCCCGGATCTTCCAGTACATCGTGGAGGAGAACGGCGATCCCCGTGAGGTGGACGACTCGAACACCGCCGACCTCGGTGCGGACTACCCCACGACCGTGTGGGTGCGGTTCATCAGCGACGGTGAGAGCCTCAACGCCGCCTACAGCGCGGACGGGGTGACCTTCACCGAGATGCCGGAGACCAAGTCGATCGCCGGCATCGACAACCCGCGGATCGGTCTCGTCTCGCTCCAGGGCGGAGACCGTCCGCAGGCACCCGTCGAGGCGGCGTTCGACTACTTCACGTTCACCCCGGACGACACCGTGCCCCCGGTCGGCCCGGACGACGAGTTCGACGGCACCGCGCTCGACGGCTGCCGCTGGGACGTCGTGCGCCCGGACTACGACCACCTGCGGGTGATCGACGGCCGGCTCGAGCTCGATGCGCTCACGGGAGACATCTACGGCACCGACAACTCCGGCACCGGGAACTTCGTGCTCCAGGACGCGCCGGAGGGTGACTGGACGGTGGAGACCCTCGTCGATGCCGACTCCTTCAGCCGGCAGTACGAGCAGGCGGGCCTCATCGCCTACGTCGACGACGACAACTACGTCAAGCTCGACGTGCTCGCCACGAGCGCCGAGGGAAGCGCCGTGACGCGCAACCTCGAGCTCCGCAGCGAGATCGGCGGCGTCGTCCAGGATCCGCAGCCCTCGCAGTCCGGGGTGGACCAGGGCGTGTGGCACCTGCGCCTGCAGAAGGAGGGGACGACGCTGACCGGCTCGTACTCGGCCGACGGCGAGGCATGGACGCAGTTCGAGTCCGTGACCAACGCCGACGTCGCGAACATCGGCCGCGTCGGCCTCTTCACCCTGGCCGCCGGCTCGACCGCGCAGCCCACGGCGACGTTCGACTACTTCCGGGTGGTCGACGGCGATCCCGAGCCGCCGGCAGAGGTGCTGACGGAGACGGCGGTGACGACCCGGTGTGTGGCCGGCCGGCAGGTGCTCGTGGCGTCGGTGACGAATGTGGCCGGTGCGCCGCTCGATGTGAGTGTGGAGACGGCCTTCGGTACCAGGTCCGTTGCGGGTCTGGCCGATGGTGCGACGAAGTCGCTCGCGTTCACGACGCGGTCGGTCGCGATCGACGCCGGTGAGCTCACCGTCGATGCGACGGGCGGCGACGGGCTGGATGGGCAGGAGGTGCTCGCCTACGAGGCGACGTCCTGCTCCTAG
- a CDS encoding PQQ-dependent sugar dehydrogenase, translating to MVRQTGAGRWSVRGAAVAMAAGLVVPLAMTGAVAAPGHGGDGSAAVLAAEDPALDWNNYEKILLTKDTGEPIDLAVLPDSRVLHTARDGVVRLTDPSTGLTTEAGKLDVYHNSEDGLQGIAIDPDFEENNWVYLVYAPRVMAGTSPTGVAYPETTPEGSAPEQLPDGEDAETYWDQWVGYNVLSRFQWDGASNTLDLTSEQEIIKITAQRGQCCHVGADIAFDGDGNLYLSSGDNTPAGTPGANGFTPINNAPGMNPGFDSRRGAGNSNDLRGKILRIDVRESIAEGAEPGPGSTYDIPAGNLFDSPEYDPDLVREEIYVMGVRNPFRMDVDAESGALVWGDYGPDSATAQDDRGPMGYVEWQLTTEPMNGGWPYCHGPNDGGAYNEWDYETGTPGEFFDCAAPVNNSTWNTGLTELPAVTQPQIWYGDSVGDQPWDELIEFSTGRGQAPMGGPIFRYDPANESPAQFPEYWDGKAFMAEFSMDYVAAITLDELSSAGQVTQIENFLPNAFLSDAAQPIWDNVMDMEFGPDGSMYVLEYGDGFFRQNPDAGLYRVDYAEGNKTPQAFVTADPISSSDVPLTVTFDASDSRDPEGGDLTYEWDFDGSGEFVEGGPTATHTYENLGQFHVTLRVTDEAGKFGLATVQITVGNTAPEVSLSVPNGSLFSWGDDVPVSVTVTDAEDDAAGGEGVEYERTLTARSTVGQWLSDALGGPILLDVLGVPADALAAAAGVPLEDLVALSGGALTAEMVADLLAAYADAPDPEPSTVDCSRVNWTFGLGHNEHAHPEVSGTGCEFTIETSESALEHGAGEKLYGTLVVTYTDNPQGDVPAATGEATLVLKPAEQQAEWFDDAQGVEIVADESAEALKKVASFDVGDWFAFRPMTLQHAPSGEAIDLVTARASGEGTLSLRWDEYRAEPFAELTFTGGAGWQDVAAVFDSIPEGSGTVYVTTTGGLEVDSLVFGVSDVEPTDPPTDGADGADGAADGADGADGAADGADGADGAADGADGADGAADGADGADGQTPGDDATVPGGALPDTGAGVMPAVVLGALLLIAGAGVVLRARRERA from the coding sequence ATGGTCAGACAGACTGGGGCCGGCCGATGGTCGGTCCGAGGCGCGGCGGTGGCGATGGCCGCCGGATTGGTCGTGCCGCTGGCGATGACGGGAGCGGTCGCCGCTCCCGGGCACGGGGGCGATGGATCCGCCGCCGTCCTCGCGGCGGAGGATCCCGCGCTCGACTGGAACAACTACGAGAAGATCCTGCTCACCAAGGACACCGGTGAGCCGATCGACCTGGCGGTGCTGCCCGACTCGCGCGTGCTGCACACGGCGCGCGACGGCGTCGTCCGCCTGACGGACCCGTCGACGGGCCTGACCACCGAGGCCGGGAAGCTCGACGTCTATCACAACTCCGAGGACGGCCTCCAGGGCATCGCCATCGACCCGGACTTCGAGGAGAACAACTGGGTCTACCTCGTCTACGCCCCGCGCGTCATGGCGGGGACCTCGCCGACCGGGGTCGCCTACCCGGAGACGACACCCGAGGGCAGCGCCCCCGAGCAGCTCCCGGACGGTGAGGATGCCGAGACGTACTGGGACCAGTGGGTCGGCTACAACGTGCTGTCCCGGTTCCAGTGGGACGGCGCCTCGAACACCCTCGACCTGACGAGCGAGCAGGAGATCATCAAGATCACCGCCCAGCGCGGTCAGTGCTGCCACGTCGGTGCCGACATCGCCTTCGACGGGGACGGCAACCTCTATCTGTCCTCGGGCGACAACACCCCCGCGGGCACGCCCGGTGCGAACGGGTTCACCCCGATCAACAACGCCCCGGGGATGAACCCGGGCTTCGACTCCCGCCGCGGCGCGGGCAACAGCAACGACCTGCGCGGAAAGATCCTGCGGATCGACGTGCGCGAGAGCATCGCCGAGGGTGCCGAGCCCGGTCCCGGGAGCACGTACGACATCCCGGCCGGGAACCTCTTCGACTCACCCGAGTACGACCCGGACCTCGTGCGCGAGGAGATCTACGTCATGGGAGTGCGCAATCCGTTCCGCATGGACGTCGATGCCGAGTCCGGCGCGCTGGTCTGGGGCGACTACGGCCCGGACTCCGCCACCGCGCAGGACGACCGCGGCCCCATGGGGTATGTCGAGTGGCAACTGACGACCGAGCCGATGAACGGCGGCTGGCCGTACTGCCACGGGCCGAACGACGGCGGCGCCTACAACGAGTGGGACTACGAGACCGGCACCCCCGGTGAGTTCTTCGACTGCGCCGCCCCGGTGAACAACTCCACCTGGAACACCGGCCTGACCGAGCTCCCGGCGGTCACGCAGCCGCAGATCTGGTACGGCGACAGCGTCGGGGACCAGCCGTGGGACGAACTGATCGAGTTCAGCACCGGCCGTGGCCAGGCCCCCATGGGTGGCCCGATCTTCCGCTACGACCCGGCGAACGAGTCCCCCGCGCAGTTCCCGGAGTACTGGGACGGCAAGGCCTTCATGGCCGAGTTCTCCATGGACTACGTCGCAGCGATCACGCTGGACGAGCTCAGCTCGGCCGGTCAGGTCACCCAGATCGAGAACTTCCTTCCCAACGCCTTCCTGAGCGACGCCGCCCAGCCCATCTGGGACAACGTCATGGACATGGAGTTCGGACCCGACGGTTCGATGTATGTGCTCGAGTACGGCGACGGCTTCTTCCGTCAGAACCCGGACGCCGGGCTCTACCGGGTCGACTACGCCGAGGGGAACAAGACCCCGCAGGCCTTCGTCACCGCCGACCCGATCTCCAGCAGCGACGTGCCGCTGACCGTGACCTTCGACGCCTCGGACTCGCGTGACCCCGAGGGCGGGGACCTCACCTACGAGTGGGACTTCGACGGATCGGGTGAGTTCGTCGAGGGCGGGCCGACCGCCACGCACACCTATGAGAACCTCGGCCAGTTCCACGTGACGCTTCGCGTGACCGACGAGGCCGGCAAGTTCGGGCTGGCGACCGTTCAGATCACGGTCGGGAACACGGCCCCCGAGGTGAGCCTCAGCGTTCCGAACGGTTCGCTCTTCAGCTGGGGCGACGACGTCCCCGTCTCGGTCACGGTGACCGACGCCGAGGACGACGCGGCCGGGGGTGAGGGGGTCGAGTACGAGCGGACCCTCACCGCCCGATCCACCGTCGGCCAGTGGCTCTCGGACGCTCTCGGCGGCCCGATCCTGCTCGACGTGCTCGGCGTTCCCGCCGACGCGCTCGCCGCGGCCGCGGGTGTGCCGCTCGAGGACCTCGTGGCGTTGTCGGGCGGAGCGCTCACGGCGGAGATGGTGGCCGACCTGCTCGCCGCCTACGCCGACGCCCCCGACCCGGAGCCCTCGACCGTCGACTGCTCGCGTGTGAACTGGACCTTCGGGCTCGGACACAACGAGCACGCTCACCCCGAGGTCTCGGGAACGGGTTGCGAATTCACGATCGAGACCAGTGAGAGCGCGCTCGAGCACGGTGCGGGCGAGAAGCTCTACGGCACCCTCGTGGTCACCTACACGGACAACCCGCAGGGCGACGTCCCGGCCGCGACCGGTGAGGCGACGCTCGTGCTCAAGCCCGCCGAGCAGCAGGCCGAGTGGTTCGACGACGCCCAGGGGGTCGAGATCGTCGCGGACGAGTCGGCCGAGGCGCTGAAGAAGGTCGCCTCCTTCGACGTCGGCGACTGGTTCGCCTTCCGACCGATGACGCTCCAGCACGCACCGAGCGGCGAGGCGATCGACCTGGTGACGGCCCGGGCCAGCGGTGAGGGCACCCTCTCGCTCCGCTGGGACGAGTACCGCGCCGAGCCGTTCGCCGAGCTCACCTTCACGGGCGGGGCGGGCTGGCAGGATGTCGCGGCCGTGTTCGACTCGATCCCGGAGGGCTCCGGCACGGTCTACGTGACCACGACCGGTGGCCTCGAGGTCGACTCCCTCGTCTTCGGCGTCTCGGACGTCGAGCCGACCGACCCGCCGACCGACGGCGCCGACGGTGCCGACGGGGCTGCTGACGGTGCCGACGGGGCCGACGGGGCTGCTGATGGCGCCGACGGGGCCGACGGGGCTGCTGATGGCGCCGACGGTGCCGACGGGGCTGCTGACGGTGCCGACGGTGCCGACGGGCAGACTCCCGGCGACGACGCCACGGTGCCGGGCGGCGCGCTTCCCGACACGGGGGCGGGCGTGATGCCGGCCGTCGTGCTCGGCGCGCTGCTGCTCATCGCCGGCGCCGGGGTCGTGCTGCGCGCACGGCGCGAACGCGCCTGA
- a CDS encoding LPXTG cell wall anchor domain-containing protein has product MTGATQTRSRTTWLITCLTALMLIVGISTAVTAGAVTAGAETTGAADGDGVAVDVEITPTADPTATADPTGEPTDPATDSADGADGEDSAAAGAAEGADGQTPGDDSTAPGGSLPDTGTDVTLVVSLAALLLITGAGVVLRARRGRSASSTTSAGDRPSCEPTLVMESVVP; this is encoded by the coding sequence ATGACCGGCGCCACCCAGACACGCAGCAGGACCACCTGGCTGATCACCTGCTTGACCGCGCTCATGCTGATCGTGGGGATCTCCACGGCCGTGACTGCGGGCGCCGTGACCGCCGGCGCGGAGACGACCGGCGCGGCGGACGGCGATGGAGTCGCCGTCGACGTCGAGATCACCCCGACGGCGGACCCGACGGCGACGGCGGACCCGACAGGTGAGCCGACCGATCCCGCGACCGATAGCGCGGACGGCGCCGACGGTGAGGACAGCGCAGCGGCCGGAGCCGCTGAGGGGGCAGACGGGCAGACCCCCGGCGACGACAGCACGGCGCCGGGCGGCTCACTTCCCGACACGGGGACGGACGTGACGCTGGTCGTCTCGCTCGCGGCGCTGCTGCTCATCACCGGCGCCGGGGTCGTGCTGCGCGCACGCCGCGGACGCTCCGCGAGCTCCACCACATCAGCGGGAGACCGCCCATCCTGTGAACCGACTCTCGTCATGGAGTCGGTCGTGCCGTGA
- a CDS encoding WxL protein peptidoglycan domain-containing protein yields the protein MTTYSRRGLGIVGLLLVLVGSIVFPAGPSAADVQEDESITWTVAPADAEGPDGRIRIEHELDPGERVKEHIAVRNLSEQEVTFQLSAADGYFTRSGRFDMLASGEESVGAGTWISLPQEVTIAAGEMAVVPVTIEVPERAEPGDHAAGVAASVMSVQSSEDGGAGVGVESRIGIRVETRVRGTLDPAAGLEVSGARYEQSWNPFVPGRATVSFEVTNEGNTTLDAAGVLRIGGQEIAFPAADERRQELLPGESRGFEVVAPATWPSVRVTGTVDLEPTSSAMDGTVLTVPPLSVPVGMWAWPWSQALLLVGVLLILAALFGNRIRSKRRFQTLLEEARQAGRLEAAQTSTSTTSEDT from the coding sequence ATGACTACATATTCCCGTCGTGGGTTGGGCATTGTCGGCCTGCTGCTCGTGCTCGTCGGATCGATCGTGTTCCCGGCCGGTCCCTCCGCGGCCGATGTCCAGGAGGACGAGTCCATCACCTGGACCGTCGCTCCCGCGGATGCTGAGGGGCCGGACGGCCGCATCCGGATCGAGCACGAGCTCGACCCGGGGGAGCGGGTGAAGGAACACATCGCGGTCCGGAACCTCAGCGAGCAGGAGGTCACCTTCCAGCTCTCCGCGGCCGACGGCTACTTCACCCGCAGCGGCCGATTCGACATGCTCGCCTCGGGTGAGGAGTCGGTCGGGGCGGGCACGTGGATCTCGTTGCCGCAGGAGGTCACCATCGCCGCGGGCGAGATGGCGGTCGTGCCGGTGACGATCGAGGTCCCCGAGCGGGCCGAGCCCGGGGATCACGCGGCGGGCGTCGCGGCCTCGGTCATGTCCGTGCAGTCGAGCGAGGACGGCGGGGCCGGGGTCGGCGTGGAGAGCAGGATCGGTATCCGGGTCGAGACCCGGGTGCGCGGCACCCTCGATCCCGCGGCCGGGCTCGAGGTGAGCGGGGCACGGTACGAGCAGTCGTGGAACCCGTTCGTGCCCGGCCGGGCGACGGTCTCCTTCGAGGTGACGAACGAGGGCAACACCACGCTGGACGCGGCCGGCGTCCTGCGGATCGGGGGGCAGGAGATCGCCTTCCCCGCTGCGGACGAACGCCGACAGGAACTTCTGCCCGGTGAGAGCCGCGGGTTCGAGGTCGTGGCACCGGCCACGTGGCCGAGCGTGCGGGTGACCGGCACGGTCGATCTCGAGCCGACATCGAGCGCGATGGATGGAACCGTGTTGACGGTGCCCCCACTGTCGGTGCCGGTCGGGATGTGGGCCTGGCCCTGGTCACAGGCACTCCTGCTCGTGGGGGTGCTGCTCATCCTGGCGGCACTCTTCGGGAACCGCATCCGATCCAAGCGACGGTTCCAGACCCTCTTGGAGGAAGCCAGGCAGGCGGGGCGCCTGGAAGCAGCACAGACATCGACGAGCACGACGAGTGAGGACACATGA